From Brassica oleracea var. oleracea cultivar TO1000 chromosome C3, BOL, whole genome shotgun sequence, a single genomic window includes:
- the LOC106329264 gene encoding putative F-box protein At3g23260 translates to MQLTSLPRDLLEIILSKVPDTPLARFRTTSKRWNIMLSSEGFVKKHSANAPKDESLCIALINSRVHLVRINLRELAIHPFYLKDPLSNSSQVDIRNVSHCDGLLLCSTEDDRLVVWDPYSGETKWIKPRDRYKDSDYFALGFDNKSSCKQYKILRVDRNHILPVKYVCEVYDFTSDSWRVLGTATDWYIPDYRHGISMKGNTYWLAMRMVKPDTEFILGFDFSKETFQCLSRPHPSLGLTALSVVKEEQLCLLVFLLPDFLMGADASSSELQVWVTTSTGSWNKSLAVIGLDGYRDMFKDMLPRGISFLADEQKKVVMCLNRENNFNILRENKHILKEHLGGGSKCISSPAVLMNYPPSLARIRQDTFLKGRKRKAESI, encoded by the coding sequence ATGCAGTTGACAAGTCTTCCGAGGGATTTGTTAGAGATTATACTCTCTAAGGTTCCGGATACACCTCTGGCACGATTCCGAACAACATCGAAACGATGGAACATTATGTTGAGTTCTGAGGGCTTTGTTAAGAAACATTCTGCCAATGCACCAAAGGATGAGTCTCTGTGTATCGCGTTGATTAACTCTAGGGTTCACTTAGTAAGGATCAATCTCCGTGAACTTGCAATTCATCCATTCTACCTTAAAGATCCACTTTCCAATTCTTCACAAGTCGATATACGTAACGTATCACACTGCGATGGCTTATTGCTATGTAGCACAGAGGACGATAGACTCGTGGTTTGGGATCCGTATTCAGGTGAAACCAAGTGGATTAAACCTAGAGACAGATACAAGGATAGCGACTACTTTGCTCTTGGTTTCGACAACAAATCCTCATGCAAGCAATACAAAATCTTGAGGGTGGATCGTAACCATATACTACCAGTAAAATATGTCTGCGAGGTCTATGACTTCACCTCTGATTCCTGGAGAGTTCTTGGTACGGCTACTGATTGGTATATACCAGATTATCGTCATGGCATATCTATGAAGGGAAATACATATTGGCTTGCTATGCGAATGGTGAAGCCAGATACTGAATTCATACTAGGTTTTGATTTTTCAAAAGAGACGTTTCAGTGTCTGTCTCGTCCTCATCCTTCTCTTGGACTTACCGCTTTATCAGTGGTTAAAGAAGAGCAACTTTGTCTGTTAGTTTTTCTCCTTCCCGATTTTTTAATGGGGGCGGATGCATCTTCATCAGAACTACAAGTATGGGTGACAACCAGTACTGGATCATGGAATAAGTCTCTAGCAGTTATAGGCCTTGATGGATATAGAGATATGTTTAAAGATATGCTTCCTAGAGGGATAAGTTTCTTGGCAGACGAGCAGAAAAAAGTTGTAATGTGTTTGAACCGCGAAAACAACTTCAATATTCTGCGAGAAAATAAACACATATTGAAGGAACATCTTGGTGGCGGTTCTAAATGCATATCATCTCCCGCAGTTCTTATGAATTATCCTCCAAGTTTGGCTAGAATCCGACAAGATACATTTCTTAAGGGACGCAAAAGGAAAGCGGAAAGCATATGA